From one Variovorax sp. PBL-H6 genomic stretch:
- a CDS encoding HNH endonuclease: protein MKSTARLKTLKPKLGTLSASRVPTLATKAGATPRQRGRAWMETRQRIALAHGYECVDCGRVWRSHVDHIDHDTPLEQGGSNDDANLRPMCDECHKAKSAREASAKAAGARS, encoded by the coding sequence ATGAAGAGCACTGCGAGGCTTAAGACCTTGAAGCCAAAGCTGGGCACGCTGAGCGCCAGCCGCGTGCCCACTCTGGCCACGAAGGCCGGCGCCACGCCCCGGCAGCGCGGCCGGGCGTGGATGGAGACCAGACAGCGCATCGCCCTGGCGCATGGCTATGAGTGCGTCGACTGTGGCCGAGTGTGGCGATCGCACGTCGACCACATCGACCATGACACGCCGCTCGAGCAAGGCGGCAGCAATGACGACGCGAACCTCAGACCGATGTGCGATGAGTGCCACAAGGCCAAGTCTGCGCGCGAGGCCAGCGCGAAGGCAGCAGGGGCAAGGTCATGA